From Solwaraspora sp. WMMD1047, the proteins below share one genomic window:
- a CDS encoding DJ-1/PfpI family protein: MDRRNVLRATVTAGAVAGGAVLMPETAPAAPRFTPTRPLRVQIVTFGGVEEMDFIGPIEVFGMAKGIGGGTITTSMVTVDGDDPVTAFHGCQVGPVERWAPRQADVLLVPGGGYRRADTPGVLYEIERGVVPAAIAAAERRGLTIAGVCTGTMLLSAAGLTAGRPCITHHRAVEDLRAQGGVITEARVVDDGDLVTAGGVTSGFDLALWLVERFLGADLAVQVEQVLEYQRRGTVWRR; the protein is encoded by the coding sequence ATGGATCGCCGGAACGTACTTCGGGCCACGGTCACCGCCGGAGCGGTCGCGGGAGGTGCGGTACTGATGCCGGAAACCGCCCCGGCTGCGCCACGCTTCACCCCCACCCGGCCGCTGCGGGTGCAGATCGTCACGTTCGGCGGAGTCGAGGAGATGGACTTCATCGGCCCGATCGAGGTGTTCGGCATGGCGAAGGGCATCGGCGGCGGGACGATCACCACAAGCATGGTGACGGTCGACGGCGACGACCCGGTCACCGCCTTCCACGGCTGCCAGGTCGGACCGGTCGAGCGGTGGGCGCCGCGCCAGGCGGACGTGCTGCTCGTACCCGGTGGTGGTTATCGCCGGGCTGACACGCCGGGCGTGCTCTACGAGATCGAGCGGGGGGTCGTGCCCGCCGCGATCGCCGCCGCCGAACGACGTGGGCTGACCATCGCGGGCGTCTGCACCGGGACCATGCTGCTCTCCGCCGCCGGCCTGACCGCCGGCCGGCCGTGCATCACCCACCACCGGGCGGTCGAGGACCTGCGCGCCCAGGGCGGTGTCATCACCGAGGCGCGGGTCGTCGACGACGGCGATCTGGTCACCGCCGGTGGCGTCACGTCGGGGTTCGACCTGGCGCTCTGGCTCGTCGAGCGGTTCCTCGGCGCCGACCTCGCCGTCCAGGTCGAACAGGTGCTGGAGTACCAGCGGCGCGGCACCGTCTGGCGACGCTGA
- a CDS encoding YcnI family protein has protein sequence MRRSLLLRATVIAGITATVVLGSGGPASAHVSVTATDATPGGYTKAAFRVPNEKEDAGTTVVEINLPTDTPIASVSVKPLPGWTVVTTRGALPAPVETADGVVTEAVTKIVWTAADGVAIGPGQFEEFEVYLGPLPEAEQVVFKALQTYEDGDVVRWIEVPVAGGEEPANPAAVLQLAAATDEAVEAPAPEAVEAPAEDGTNRTGVAGILLGVAGLVAGLLAYRKAALQST, from the coding sequence ATGCGCCGCTCTCTGCTCCTACGCGCGACCGTCATCGCGGGCATCACCGCCACCGTCGTCCTCGGCTCCGGTGGCCCGGCGTCGGCACACGTCTCGGTCACCGCGACCGACGCGACCCCGGGCGGCTACACGAAGGCGGCGTTCCGGGTGCCGAACGAGAAGGAGGACGCCGGCACCACGGTCGTGGAGATCAACCTGCCCACCGACACCCCGATCGCCAGCGTCTCGGTCAAGCCGTTGCCCGGCTGGACCGTGGTCACCACCCGGGGCGCGCTGCCCGCGCCGGTCGAGACGGCCGACGGGGTGGTCACCGAGGCGGTCACCAAGATCGTCTGGACGGCGGCTGACGGCGTCGCGATCGGGCCGGGCCAGTTCGAGGAGTTCGAGGTGTACCTCGGGCCGCTGCCGGAGGCCGAGCAGGTGGTGTTCAAGGCCCTGCAGACGTACGAGGACGGCGATGTGGTGCGCTGGATCGAGGTCCCAGTGGCCGGTGGCGAGGAGCCGGCGAACCCGGCGGCCGTGCTGCAGTTGGCGGCGGCGACCGACGAGGCCGTCGAAGCCCCGGCTCCCGAGGCCGTCGAGGCGCCCGCCGAGGACGGAACGAACCGAACCGGCGTGGCCGGCATCCTGCTCGGGGTCGCGGGTCTGGTCGCGGGCCTGCTCGCCTACCGCAAGGCCGCGCTGCAGAGCACCTGA
- a CDS encoding PepSY domain-containing protein: MGTAGVGRPRATDTFEEQQMTVTDVVEPQPSTIPARAPSRRPTGAFGALLLRLHFYAGVFVAPFIAVAALTGLIYSTAPQWDRAIHGEQLYVDAPAGATALPVADQVARAIDAHPEGTFTAVQPGQDGTTTRVVFSVPEMEGKQHTVYVDPYSGDVKGTLTTVFGGAPTSTWLGDLHSGLQLGDPGRLYSEFAASWLWVLALGGLVLWWRRRRSVKKMFAPELSAKKGVRRTRGWHGAVGVWLVVGMLILSATGLTWSQYAGANFGLALDALDGRTPVLPTAIDGAEPAPASGGHHGGGAEPGTEAPVDLAQADTVLTVARDNGFTGPIEISPPESAGSAWSVAGIDYRWPVDLDRIAVDPATSQVVSRSDFADWPLLAQLSSLGIQAHMGVLFGVVNQLLLAALAIGLICLIVWGYRMWWQRRPTRADRRALVGTAPARGGWIGLPAWAIVVGVPVIVALGWALPMFGIPLAVFLVTDVIVGAVQDQRRRSAPISPAPTGTTGRR; encoded by the coding sequence GTGGGGACCGCGGGTGTCGGCCGCCCGCGTGCCACCGACACCTTCGAGGAACAGCAGATGACCGTCACCGACGTAGTCGAGCCGCAGCCGAGCACGATCCCGGCCCGGGCGCCGAGCCGGCGTCCTACCGGAGCCTTCGGGGCGCTGCTGCTCCGCCTGCACTTCTACGCGGGGGTGTTCGTCGCCCCGTTCATCGCGGTCGCGGCGCTCACCGGCCTCATCTACTCGACGGCCCCCCAGTGGGACCGGGCCATCCACGGCGAGCAGCTCTACGTCGACGCCCCGGCCGGCGCGACCGCGCTGCCGGTGGCCGACCAGGTCGCCAGGGCGATCGACGCCCACCCGGAGGGCACCTTCACCGCCGTCCAACCCGGACAGGACGGCACCACCACCAGAGTGGTCTTCTCGGTCCCCGAGATGGAGGGCAAACAGCACACCGTCTACGTCGACCCCTACAGCGGCGACGTCAAAGGCACCCTGACGACCGTCTTCGGCGGCGCCCCCACCTCCACCTGGCTGGGAGACCTGCACTCCGGCCTGCAACTCGGCGACCCCGGCCGGCTGTACTCGGAGTTCGCGGCGAGCTGGCTCTGGGTGCTGGCGCTCGGCGGCCTGGTCCTGTGGTGGCGCCGGCGCCGCAGCGTCAAGAAGATGTTCGCACCCGAGCTGTCGGCAAAGAAGGGCGTACGCCGCACCCGCGGCTGGCACGGCGCCGTCGGCGTGTGGCTCGTCGTCGGCATGCTGATCCTCTCGGCCACCGGCCTCACCTGGTCGCAGTACGCCGGCGCCAACTTCGGCCTCGCCCTCGACGCGCTTGACGGCCGTACGCCGGTCCTGCCGACCGCCATCGACGGCGCGGAACCGGCACCCGCGTCCGGCGGCCACCACGGCGGCGGCGCTGAACCCGGCACCGAGGCGCCGGTCGACCTGGCGCAGGCCGACACCGTCCTGACGGTCGCCCGCGACAACGGCTTCACCGGACCCATCGAGATCTCGCCGCCGGAGTCGGCGGGGTCGGCCTGGTCGGTCGCCGGCATCGACTACCGCTGGCCGGTCGACCTGGACCGGATCGCCGTCGACCCGGCCACCAGCCAGGTGGTGTCCCGCAGCGACTTCGCGGACTGGCCGTTGCTCGCGCAGTTGAGCAGCCTCGGCATCCAGGCGCACATGGGCGTCTTGTTCGGGGTGGTCAACCAGCTCCTGCTCGCCGCGCTCGCCATCGGGCTGATCTGCCTCATCGTCTGGGGCTACCGGATGTGGTGGCAGCGCCGCCCCACCCGCGCCGACCGTCGCGCCCTGGTCGGCACCGCACCGGCCCGGGGCGGCTGGATCGGGCTGCCCGCGTGGGCGATCGTGGTCGGCGTACCGGTGATCGTCGCCCTCGGCTGGGCGCTGCCGATGTTCGGTATTCCGCTGGCCGTCTTCCTGGTCACGGACGTCATCGTCGGCGCCGTCCAGGACCAGCGCCGCCGGTCCGCGCCCATCTCGCCAGCGCCCACCGGCACCACCGGAAGGCGCTGA
- a CDS encoding cellulose-binding protein, whose product MGKRVKLKLLAGGAAVVTVAAVVATLPMTQVSAAETNLSLGAGADGSSKASGTSYGNVIDGDMSSYWSPNGSTGRISVKWGSATTVGAINIREAAGAVGAIGSWRVVNNDNGAVLATGSGAGTITFTGTSLRKINFEITSSSGTPRVGEFETYASTTTPPTTPPPTTGQPTTPPPTTAPPTTPPPSSNALYVSPTGTDGAAGTVSNPTTLTSAITRIAPGGTIYLRGGTYRYSQTITIEPGNNGTSSARKKIFAYQGETPVLNFSAQSEDPANRGLALGGSFWHVNGIVVERAGDNGILLAGNNNIIERTVTRHNRDSGLQLSRLVAGAPSSQWPSNNLVVSTVSHDNVDSDGEDADGFAPKLTVGPGNVFRYTVAHNNIDDGYDLYTKTDTGPIGAVTIEDSLAYDNGTLSNGGQAGNGDRNGYKLGGEDIGVNHTIRRNVAYHNGKHGFTYNRNLGTMTVSNNVGIGNTERNFNFDGGSSVFRNNTSCNSGSTDRIVGNSDSSNQFWSGSNGSRCSQYSGALGWSFASDGRLVVTFGGRPVTP is encoded by the coding sequence GTGGGAAAGAGAGTGAAGCTCAAGCTCCTGGCCGGTGGCGCCGCGGTGGTCACGGTGGCCGCGGTCGTCGCGACCCTGCCGATGACCCAGGTGTCGGCCGCCGAGACGAACCTGAGCCTCGGTGCCGGCGCCGACGGCTCCAGCAAGGCCAGCGGAACCAGCTACGGCAACGTGATCGACGGCGACATGAGCAGCTACTGGTCACCGAACGGCTCGACCGGCCGCATCTCGGTCAAGTGGGGCTCGGCCACCACCGTAGGCGCGATCAACATCCGCGAGGCGGCCGGCGCTGTCGGGGCCATCGGGTCCTGGCGGGTCGTCAACAACGACAACGGCGCCGTCCTGGCCACCGGCAGCGGGGCCGGCACCATCACCTTCACCGGCACCTCGCTGCGCAAGATCAATTTCGAGATCACCAGCTCAAGTGGCACACCGCGGGTTGGCGAGTTCGAAACCTACGCCTCGACGACCACCCCACCGACCACGCCGCCGCCGACGACCGGGCAGCCGACCACGCCCCCACCGACCACGGCACCACCGACCACACCCCCACCGTCGAGCAATGCGCTGTACGTCTCGCCGACCGGCACCGACGGCGCGGCCGGCACGGTCTCGAACCCGACCACGCTAACCTCCGCGATCACCCGGATCGCCCCCGGCGGCACGATCTACCTGCGCGGCGGCACCTACCGCTACTCGCAGACCATCACCATCGAACCGGGCAACAACGGCACGTCAAGCGCGCGCAAGAAGATCTTCGCCTACCAGGGCGAGACCCCGGTGCTGAACTTCTCGGCCCAGTCCGAGGACCCGGCGAACCGCGGGCTGGCCCTCGGCGGCTCGTTCTGGCACGTCAACGGCATCGTCGTCGAGCGCGCCGGCGACAACGGCATTCTCCTCGCCGGCAACAACAACATCATCGAACGTACGGTGACCCGCCACAACCGCGACTCCGGGCTCCAGTTGTCGCGGCTGGTGGCCGGCGCGCCCAGCAGCCAGTGGCCGTCCAACAACCTCGTGGTCAGCACCGTGTCACACGACAACGTCGACTCCGACGGCGAGGACGCGGACGGCTTCGCCCCGAAGCTCACCGTCGGTCCCGGTAACGTCTTCCGCTACACGGTGGCCCACAACAACATCGACGACGGCTACGACCTCTACACCAAGACCGACACCGGGCCGATCGGCGCGGTGACCATCGAGGACTCCCTGGCGTACGACAACGGCACGCTCAGCAACGGCGGGCAGGCCGGCAACGGCGACCGCAACGGCTACAAGCTCGGCGGCGAGGACATCGGGGTCAACCACACGATCCGCCGCAACGTCGCCTACCACAACGGCAAGCACGGGTTCACCTACAACCGCAACCTCGGCACGATGACGGTGTCGAACAACGTCGGCATCGGCAACACCGAACGGAACTTCAACTTCGACGGCGGTTCCTCGGTCTTCCGGAACAACACGTCGTGCAACAGCGGATCGACCGACCGGATCGTCGGCAACTCCGACAGCTCGAACCAGTTCTGGTCCGGCTCCAACGGATCCCGGTGCTCCCAGTACTCGGGCGCCCTGGGCTGGTCCTTCGCCTCCGACGGCCGGCTCGTCGTGACCTTCGGCGGCCGCCCGGTGACACCCTGA
- a CDS encoding BTAD domain-containing putative transcriptional regulator produces the protein MRLGILGPLLIGDGAARITAGRDRVVLAMLLLRADRVVPIDDLVDAVWEDNPPDTARGQLQTCVSRLRRTLAAAGLPAGAIATDPAGYLLRLEPGLSLDALTFTGLVRRAQDAEGAGRLAEAANLFRTALDLWRGPALAGITAAAVRRAAAALDEQRLLAVEDWLEVELRLGRDRDLLGELTDLVDRQPLRERLRSQLMRALCGAGRQAEALAVYRRGRELLREELGVEPGPLLQETHRRVLAGEIGVAGDRREHPPVRALPRSISDFTGRDDEVARLTKEVDEAGVDGSVVQAIDGMPGSGKTTLALHVAGLLAHRFPDAHLYLDLRGHSRDSPLSPSAALAALLRQIGVPGDRIPACLEDRVLLWRGELAVRRVLLVLDNAASPAQVSPLLPTGPGCLTLVTSRRRMIGLDGVRPRSLAVLAPTEAVELLARVAGTDRVRSEPAAAAEVVRRCGYLPLAIRLAGARLAHRPQWLVADLLARLGDDGPVLAEFAVEHRRLVDAFALSYAQLTEPAQRTFRLLGCFPGTEFEAPVPAALTGLTLPATREALTELVDAHLVDEPAAGRFRLHDLVRAYAAELVSGDPDDGRRRIARHHLLDLYLHVAARFSRVLEPETGQAPFVSVAPLRPELVDGWAACVGRDWLGAERVNLVTLVTAAAEHGFPEYAWQLARALWRHLFVSGHFDEIITTHTEGLRAAAVLGDERATASMRNYLASAYYRLGQYQRAIDLLRPAVAIRERLGDQAGQVGALHNVAISWILLGRMAEAEAALDRGMELARRGAETAGMPQALRNVGGFYNEVGRHLAALTVLRHALFLYRQLGSRAGLANSLGELGLTYARLGDHRRAGPRLRLALRLQRTIGNRFGAAELLNEIGALECALGRPQEALARYREALVIMRTIDVAGECASYNGLGAALLDLGDVGTALDMHRQALRRATAIQHPREQARALAGIGACLRGTDPVTARSHYVRALVLFEQICSPERPAVRRRIAELTPPGTG, from the coding sequence ATGCGTCTCGGGATCCTCGGCCCGCTGCTGATCGGCGACGGTGCCGCGCGCATCACCGCCGGTCGGGACCGGGTCGTGCTCGCGATGCTGCTGCTGCGCGCCGACCGGGTGGTGCCGATCGACGACCTGGTCGACGCGGTCTGGGAGGACAACCCGCCCGACACCGCCCGCGGCCAACTGCAGACCTGCGTCTCCCGGCTGCGCCGGACGCTGGCCGCGGCGGGTCTGCCCGCCGGGGCGATCGCCACCGACCCGGCCGGCTACCTGCTCCGACTCGAACCCGGGCTGAGCCTCGACGCGCTCACCTTCACCGGGCTGGTCCGCCGGGCGCAGGACGCCGAGGGCGCCGGCCGGCTGGCCGAGGCGGCCAACCTGTTCCGTACCGCCCTGGACCTGTGGCGCGGACCGGCCCTGGCCGGAATCACCGCCGCCGCGGTACGCCGGGCCGCCGCCGCCCTCGACGAGCAGCGCCTGTTGGCCGTCGAGGACTGGCTGGAGGTGGAGCTGCGGCTCGGCCGGGACCGGGACCTGCTCGGCGAGCTGACCGATCTGGTCGACCGGCAACCGCTGCGGGAACGGCTGCGCAGCCAGCTGATGCGGGCGCTGTGCGGGGCGGGCCGGCAGGCGGAGGCGCTGGCGGTCTACCGGCGCGGCCGGGAACTGCTCCGCGAGGAGCTGGGCGTCGAGCCGGGTCCGCTGCTGCAGGAGACCCACCGCCGGGTGCTGGCCGGGGAGATCGGGGTGGCTGGCGACCGTCGGGAACACCCGCCGGTACGCGCTTTGCCCCGGTCCATCTCGGACTTCACCGGCCGCGACGACGAGGTGGCGCGGCTCACCAAGGAGGTCGACGAGGCCGGCGTCGACGGCAGCGTCGTCCAGGCCATCGACGGGATGCCGGGCAGCGGCAAGACCACCCTCGCGTTGCACGTCGCCGGGCTGCTGGCCCACCGGTTCCCGGACGCGCACCTCTACCTCGACCTGCGTGGCCACAGCCGGGACAGCCCACTGTCGCCGAGCGCCGCGCTCGCGGCGCTGCTGCGCCAAATCGGCGTACCGGGGGACCGGATCCCGGCCTGCCTCGAGGACCGGGTGCTGCTGTGGCGCGGTGAGCTGGCCGTCCGCCGGGTGCTGCTGGTGCTGGACAACGCGGCCAGCCCGGCCCAGGTCAGTCCGCTGCTGCCGACCGGACCGGGCTGCCTGACGCTCGTCACCAGCCGGCGGCGCATGATCGGGTTGGACGGCGTGCGGCCCAGGTCGCTGGCGGTGCTGGCGCCGACCGAGGCGGTGGAGCTGCTGGCCCGGGTGGCCGGCACCGACCGGGTCCGGTCCGAGCCGGCCGCGGCCGCTGAGGTGGTGCGCCGCTGCGGCTACCTGCCGCTGGCGATCCGGCTGGCCGGAGCCCGGCTGGCGCACCGTCCACAATGGCTGGTCGCCGACCTGCTGGCCCGGTTGGGCGACGACGGGCCGGTGCTGGCCGAGTTCGCGGTCGAGCACCGACGGCTGGTGGACGCCTTCGCGCTGTCGTACGCGCAGCTCACCGAGCCGGCCCAGCGGACGTTCCGGCTGCTCGGCTGCTTCCCGGGTACGGAGTTCGAGGCACCGGTGCCGGCCGCGTTGACCGGCCTGACGCTGCCGGCCACCCGGGAGGCGCTCACCGAACTCGTCGACGCGCACCTGGTGGACGAACCGGCGGCCGGTCGGTTCCGGCTGCACGACCTGGTCCGGGCGTACGCCGCCGAGCTGGTCAGCGGCGACCCGGACGACGGGCGGCGGCGAATCGCCCGGCATCACCTTCTCGACCTGTACCTGCACGTCGCGGCCCGGTTCAGCAGGGTGCTGGAACCGGAGACAGGGCAGGCGCCCTTTGTCTCGGTGGCGCCGTTGCGGCCGGAACTGGTGGACGGGTGGGCCGCGTGCGTCGGTCGGGACTGGCTCGGCGCCGAGCGGGTCAACCTGGTCACGCTGGTCACCGCCGCGGCCGAGCACGGCTTTCCCGAGTACGCCTGGCAACTCGCCCGGGCGCTCTGGCGGCACCTGTTCGTGTCGGGCCACTTCGACGAGATCATCACCACCCACACCGAGGGGCTGCGGGCCGCCGCGGTCCTCGGCGACGAGCGGGCGACCGCCAGCATGCGCAACTATCTGGCCTCCGCCTACTACCGGCTCGGCCAGTACCAGCGGGCGATCGACCTGCTCCGGCCGGCGGTTGCGATCCGGGAGCGGCTCGGTGACCAGGCCGGGCAGGTCGGCGCGCTGCACAACGTGGCCATCTCCTGGATTCTGCTGGGTCGGATGGCGGAGGCCGAGGCCGCGCTGGACCGGGGGATGGAGCTGGCCCGGCGGGGCGCCGAGACGGCGGGGATGCCGCAGGCGCTACGGAACGTCGGCGGCTTCTACAACGAGGTCGGCCGGCACCTGGCGGCGCTCACCGTGCTGCGGCACGCGCTGTTCCTGTACCGGCAGCTGGGCAGCCGGGCCGGTCTGGCGAACTCGCTGGGGGAGCTGGGGCTGACGTACGCCCGGCTGGGTGACCACCGGCGGGCCGGGCCGCGGCTGCGGCTGGCCCTGCGGCTGCAGCGGACGATCGGTAACCGGTTCGGTGCCGCCGAGCTGCTCAACGAGATCGGTGCCCTGGAGTGCGCGCTGGGCCGCCCGCAGGAGGCGCTGGCCCGGTACCGGGAGGCGCTGGTGATCATGCGCACCATCGACGTGGCGGGCGAGTGCGCCTCCTACAACGGACTCGGCGCTGCCCTGCTCGACCTCGGTGACGTGGGCACCGCGCTGGACATGCACCGCCAGGCGCTGCGGCGGGCGACGGCGATCCAGCATCCGCGCGAGCAGGCGCGGGCACTGGCCGGCATCGGCGCCTGCCTGCGCGGCACCGACCCGGTGACCGCCCGCTCCCACTACGTCCGGGCGTTGGTGCTCTTCGAGCAGATCTGCTCGCCGGAACGGCCGGCGGTGCGGCGCCGGATCGCCGAGCTGACGCCGCCGGGGACCGGCTGA
- a CDS encoding TetR/AcrR family transcriptional regulator, whose translation MTAAANRGRPRGFDRAVALERAMEVFWRRGYEGASLGDLTTAMGIASPSLYAAFDSKEALFRAAVAHYNEVEGAIPRQVLRDARTARAAIAGLLRHFAAAYVRPDRPTGCLVVLAAATISAGNDPVRAFLADCRRADRADLRDRLDRGVTDGDLPAGTDTEAVAEFYHAVTLGMAMRARDGGTGKSLTAIAEAAIAAWDRVLTADAHPGARR comes from the coding sequence GTGACGGCGGCGGCGAACCGGGGACGGCCGCGCGGCTTCGACCGCGCCGTCGCCCTGGAACGCGCGATGGAGGTCTTCTGGCGACGCGGCTACGAGGGCGCCTCGCTGGGCGACCTCACCACCGCGATGGGGATCGCCTCCCCCAGCCTCTACGCCGCCTTCGACAGCAAGGAGGCCCTCTTCCGGGCGGCCGTCGCGCACTACAACGAGGTCGAGGGAGCCATCCCCCGGCAGGTGCTACGGGACGCCCGCACCGCCCGCGCCGCGATCGCCGGGCTGCTGCGACACTTCGCCGCCGCGTACGTGCGGCCGGACCGACCGACCGGCTGCCTGGTGGTGCTGGCCGCGGCCACCATCAGCGCCGGGAACGACCCGGTCCGCGCGTTCCTGGCCGACTGCCGGCGGGCCGACCGCGCCGACCTGCGCGACCGGCTCGACCGCGGCGTCACCGACGGCGATCTGCCGGCCGGCACCGATACCGAGGCGGTCGCCGAGTTCTACCACGCGGTCACGCTCGGGATGGCGATGCGGGCCCGCGACGGCGGGACCGGCAAGTCCCTCACCGCCATCGCCGAGGCCGCCATCGCCGCCTGGGACCGGGTGCTGACGGCCGACGCCCACCCCGGCGCCCGACGGTGA
- a CDS encoding SDR family oxidoreductase: MDTEKGPLANKVALVTGGSRGIGAAIALGLARDGADVALTYLNRADRADRVVDQITALGRKAVAIAADNADPAAVTAAVDQTAGTLDRLDILVNNAGVFPYGSIEDTSLAELDHTLGVHVRGVFVATQAALRHLADGGRVINIGSCLVERVPYPGVALYAMSKSALVGLTRGLARDLGGRAITVNLVHPGSTDTEMNPADSTEAAAERDFIALGRYAEPAEVAATVRHLAGPGGRYITGASISVDGGFAA; the protein is encoded by the coding sequence ATCGATACAGAAAAGGGCCCACTCGCCAACAAGGTCGCGCTGGTGACCGGGGGCAGCCGCGGCATCGGCGCGGCGATCGCCCTCGGGCTGGCCCGCGACGGCGCCGACGTGGCGCTCACCTACCTCAATCGCGCCGACCGGGCCGACCGGGTCGTCGACCAGATCACCGCGCTCGGCCGCAAGGCGGTCGCGATCGCCGCCGACAACGCCGACCCGGCCGCCGTGACCGCCGCCGTCGACCAGACCGCCGGCACCCTCGACCGGCTGGACATCCTGGTCAACAACGCGGGCGTCTTCCCGTACGGGTCGATCGAGGACACCTCGCTGGCCGAACTGGACCACACGCTCGGCGTACACGTGCGGGGGGTTTTCGTGGCGACCCAGGCCGCGCTGCGGCACCTGGCCGACGGCGGACGGGTCATCAACATCGGCAGCTGCCTCGTCGAACGGGTCCCCTACCCCGGGGTGGCCCTCTACGCGATGAGCAAGAGCGCGCTGGTCGGGCTGACCCGCGGCCTGGCCCGGGACCTCGGCGGACGCGCCATCACGGTCAACCTGGTCCACCCCGGCTCCACCGACACCGAGATGAACCCGGCGGACAGCACGGAGGCCGCCGCCGAACGCGACTTCATCGCGCTGGGCCGGTACGCGGAACCGGCCGAGGTGGCGGCGACGGTGCGCCACCTCGCCGGCCCCGGCGGCCGCTACATCACCGGCGCCTCGATCTCCGTCGACGGCGGCTTCGCGGCGTGA